In the Salvia miltiorrhiza cultivar Shanhuang (shh) chromosome 8, IMPLAD_Smil_shh, whole genome shotgun sequence genome, TGTTTTTATCAAAATTATCCCATCAATTTCGGCATTTTGTGTGTATAGTTTTCACACGTATCGTTTctgcattttttatttgtgtgtgtgtatgtatatatgcgCAGGAGCGTCTATTGGGTGCGGCGCTAGGGAGCATCTTAACCGGTGTCTTTGTTTTTGAGCAGCGTCGAAGCATCTATGAATCCATTCATCGCTATGAACATCAGGTAACAAATTCTGTAGCTGACTAGTTCCCATGGATTTCCATTTCCTTGTTTTTGTTTAACTGTGAGCTGCCGGAATGATAGAATCGGTTAATTGTGCCAATGTTGGTCGAGCGTAGGATAATTTGGGTTGTGAAACAGAGCTGTATTCCGTTGATTGCTTGATTGGGGTTAGTTGATTGTGTGCCCTAATTGTCTTCCTTCCATGAGTGGGTTGGCTTTAGTTTTGTGAAAATTGATCTGGGAGCTACAAACTTACAAATAACTGTTGATTTTTCTTTTATGCTCTtatttgaaaaattataaatggGAGATGCGACCATAATTCGGCTAATTCCTTGTGgggagtggagagagagagagagatcagaggTAGTTCATCCTAATAGGATGAAAAACTGAGTTTTGTGTTAATGTTAGTAGTACAATTGTTCTTTCAATAATTCTGCAAACAGTCTTTGGTCATGTTCCAAAGCAGCTACATCTCTTCCTCAGAAAATAAGACTAACAAAGTTTGATTCCAGGTATGGGAAAGGCATAGTTATATTGTGATGAACCTATAATATTGCTTGCTCTGTGTGGCATGAAGAGGTCGGagttaacattttattaaatgtTTGAGTTCCACAACGCTGCATTGAATTTCTTTAATAGTCGCTACAAAATAAACTTACAGCCTACAGGTGATTATCCATCTTTTTACTGCCTTTTATAGATCTCTACGTAGAGGGGGCAACctttttaatttagattttctTTTGAGTAAGAGATGGATTAAGAAAAGAGATGTTCCTTACTAGATAAGTCGTTCATACATACTAGCAAGGTTTGTTTTGTTCATGAACTGTTTGTAGCATGGTTGAAACTAGGTCCCTAAGTTATCGGTGATACTTTAGTTATGATTAGGAAATCTGGCATGCTAGTCTAACATGTGCAAAAATGATTGGACTATTGTTTCCTTTGACTAAGCCAAATTTTGTAAATTAGATTACAACACAAATTTCTTGTTAGAACAAAAATATCATTAcaatgtaatactccctccgtctctgaAACATCTTCCTTCATTTCCATTTTCGTCCATCCCCAAAATATATTCGtagcccatttttggaaacaattccACGAACTATTACCCTTACAATTCTCACATATTTACTCCAATTGCCACAAATGGACCCACAACcacttttcattttaattggtCCATTAGTCACTATCATCACTTTTTCTAATTTGTGGGATATCttctccactcatcaaataTACAATTAACTtctattaaaatccgtgccgtctCCCCTTATGAAGATGTTTcagggatggagagagtattttcttaataaaatgaataattttgtGGTTTCACTCTCTATGTTCCTCTTATTCTTCTCTCAAATGAAATTTGATCAACTTCCTAAGTAGTAATAGAATATTTTACATGTTGTCATTTGACTTGGTATATACTTgccactcttttttttttttttttaacaattatGGACATGCTACCCCTTTGTTTATGTACATGATGCAATTATCTAGATGAATAGACATGTCAAGAATCCAATGGGCTTAGGTAAGTGCTAGTTTTGGAATCATTGACTAAACCTTTTTTTACCTTGTTAGCTATTCCAAATCTCATGGTTGGTAGAGTGGTTCTATTGCTTTTATGTGACCTGAACCTCTGTTTCAACTACGTTTCAGCCAACAGAGCCTATTTTTGGGCGGAAGTCTCGCCAAGAGTTTGCACACATGTGGAATAAATCTGTGGATAACACATTTGGACCGATGATTGAGTATCTAAGCTCACGTGGATGGTAGGAATGCTCCCATGCTATTGCTAGGCAACTCTCAGAAGGTTTTCTTGGTTATCTAAGATGGCAACTGCCATGGGTCCTTCCATCTCCCAAGCTCCGGCTTATTTGTTGCTTCCTGAATCTTCCTGGATATTTCTTTACTGGGATGTACCGTGTAGCATATGTACATTTCTTTTTTCCGAATACAAGAGTCTTTTGCTGCAGTCTAACGTGTTTGTTTTAGTGTTCGATTGACCCCGTTGTATTTTCCGCGGACGTACAACCCGTATTCTGGGCCATTATGCCTTCCTTAGGTTGAAGACATATAAAGTCAGTGATATTATATTGGTATAGCTCCTGTGATCGCCTTATCACTTGAATTTTTATTCTCTTCCTTTTCTCATGTTGGGGCTATGATTTTCTCTAAGATAAGGTTGTTTTTTTATGTCTGTTATCAGTCAGTCTATGAGACGCAATGCTATCATGACTATGTAATACTGGTAATGATTTGAGCTTGTTGCAGTCTtcatttatgtatatatatatatatgttactaTATATTAGTGTATAAGTAAAGGTATATCATTATGGATTTGCATTTTCTTTGTTCCTGCTTTATGGGCCTTATGATGTGGTGGTGAGTTGTTGAGTTGCCCTGAATCATTGGTGCTCTGTTTTGTGTTTTTCTAGCTAAATTACCGACATTCCCTCATCTtgaaatgcatttttgtttCTTCAATTTGTACCATTTTCTAGAAAATGTTTATATcttttgttttatatttaaaaacttaCAATTTTCAGCATTTACCAAAAAAATGTCCAATTATACAAAATTTGGCAACGAAATAATAAGTTAACTCGATAAATTCTTATGTGGAACGATATCATTTTATTTGGATGAGGTGTAAAAGGCATTTTATCTAAAAATTAGACGAGATGACTCATTAATTTGTCGT is a window encoding:
- the LOC131000056 gene encoding uncharacterized protein LOC131000056 codes for the protein MISVLSQERLLGAALGSILTGVFVFEQRRSIYESIHRYEHQPTEPIFGRKSRQEFAHMWNKSVDNTFGPMIEYLSSRGW